In a genomic window of Meleagris gallopavo isolate NT-WF06-2002-E0010 breed Aviagen turkey brand Nicholas breeding stock chromosome 1, Turkey_5.1, whole genome shotgun sequence:
- the LOC109368866 gene encoding endothelin-converting enzyme 2-like, which produces MTCAKCNELSFLPFFLHVSFFSLQTCDQELGTGTKKERCLQEKSLLLCALLLSTLLGFALLITYITMTCALGSCDVEPSLALLARLLNSRNDTVDPCEDFYKYACGSWEGKHSSTEVSGNIFDALLEENQLILKRLLGRKRQLVWYLHHLPQSEMRIPRTECTTIPVSN; this is translated from the exons ATGACGTGTGCTAAATGTAATGAATtgtcctttcttcctttttttctgcatgtctcatttttctctcttcagaccTGCGACCAGGAGCTCGGAACAGGTACAAAGAAAGAACGATGTCTTCAGGAGAAAAGCCTACTTCTGTGTGCACTTCTTCTCAGTACTCTCCTTGGTTTTGCATTACTCATCACCTACATCACGATGACTTGTGCTCTAG GATCATGTGATGTTGAACCGAGCCTTGCACTCTTGGCCAGACTCCTGAATTCTAGGAATGACACTGTAGATCCCTGTGAGGATTTCTACAAATACGCTTGTGGCAGCTGGGAAGGCAAACACTCAAGCACTGAAGTATCAGGAAACATCTTTGATGCGCTGTTGGAAGAAAACCAGCTGATATTGAAAAGGCTTTTAGGTAGGAAGAGGCAGTTGGTGTGGTACCTTCATCATCTTCCTCAGTCAGAGATGAGAATACCAAGAACTGAGTGCACAACCATTCCTGTCAGTAACTGA